The following proteins are encoded in a genomic region of Candidatus Zixiibacteriota bacterium:
- a CDS encoding type VI secretion system contractile sheath small subunit, with translation MAKFILGATERIKQDDSIPVELLPSNKILYAARLNSEEDADVTPTKCTNLKEVFEKFRPSFSAELENTEGQTVNANFEVRAMKDFTSKELIEKNDQLSEAYYGKEMLSDLEKQLKKNNALKKTLEDKEKKEALLKVAKYYIDLLSE, from the coding sequence ATGGCGAAATTTATACTGGGCGCTACGGAGAGAATCAAGCAGGATGACTCCATCCCGGTGGAACTGCTTCCGTCCAACAAGATTCTTTATGCGGCGCGTTTAAACAGCGAGGAAGACGCCGATGTCACGCCGACCAAGTGCACCAACTTAAAAGAGGTATTCGAGAAGTTTCGTCCCTCGTTCTCGGCGGAACTGGAGAATACCGAAGGGCAGACGGTCAACGCCAATTTTGAAGTGCGCGCCATGAAGGATTTCACGTCCAAGGAACTGATTGAGAAAAACGACCAGTTGTCGGAAGCGTACTATGGAAAAGAGATGCTTTCCGACCTGGAGAAGCAACTCAAGAAAAACAACGCCCTTAAGAAAACTCTGGAGGATAAGGAAAAGAAAGAGGCTCTTCTGAAAGTGGCAAAATACTATATCGACTTGCTCAGCGAATAA
- a CDS encoding phage baseplate assembly protein V, with amino-acid sequence MPEEKTTLLETPALCSVQIDNKQVKYDISSVALHQYVDNHHVLQVRIRQVGKATSSKDFDDPTEYANFLGKSIALNIKPGGGMVDASRELEFIGIVTRVSLDNSIDGLNTVLITGHSPTIALDGPRHNAFFNELTATDIIGSVVRKYPITMGTQEATRGTLKFCVQYNETDYDFIMRLAGSYGKFAFYNGKEFQVAKASGSNTEDLTWRETLGSFSLGLGTQSAEFESSLYSYEQNKDYSQDTSSMSSSTALANLYKISPDASKKIYTSSGFSNQPRLVSDAQSLDEHLKNEKSGAIGKMIICAGQSIVPKIVPGNCVKVRGMDKFDGTYYVTSVRHQFNESGKYQNTFECIPLDTAFPSVRKLPPSLTDIQSAIVTDNNDPEKMGRIKVKFPWLPSDETPWIRFLTPHAGADRGWYCLPEIDDEVLVGFERGHPDLPVALGSLYHKDDAPHSDTNNDKNDIKMFLTRGGNRIYFKDESGSEQLIIAMKDGKNSITMDLSGSPKITIESTDGDITLKAKNITLESTDKVEIKADKDVIAKAGGNMELEGTAGLKAKASGPAEMEGATLNLKGQSQVAVKGAIIQLN; translated from the coding sequence ATGCCTGAAGAAAAAACAACCTTACTTGAGACACCGGCGCTCTGCTCGGTTCAAATCGACAATAAGCAGGTCAAATACGATATATCATCGGTCGCCCTTCATCAGTATGTCGATAACCATCATGTTTTGCAGGTTCGCATTCGGCAGGTCGGAAAAGCGACCTCCAGCAAGGATTTTGATGACCCCACCGAATATGCCAATTTCCTTGGCAAGTCGATAGCGCTGAACATCAAACCCGGCGGCGGGATGGTCGATGCCTCGCGGGAACTGGAATTCATAGGGATTGTAACCAGGGTGAGTCTCGATAACAGCATTGATGGGCTCAATACCGTTCTGATTACCGGTCATAGCCCGACCATCGCTCTTGACGGTCCCAGGCATAACGCCTTCTTTAATGAACTTACAGCGACTGATATTATCGGCTCCGTCGTCAGAAAATATCCCATAACGATGGGAACACAGGAAGCCACCCGCGGGACGCTAAAATTCTGTGTGCAGTATAACGAAACCGATTATGATTTCATTATGCGGCTTGCCGGCAGCTATGGAAAATTCGCGTTTTATAACGGCAAGGAATTTCAGGTGGCTAAAGCTTCCGGCTCCAATACCGAAGACCTTACCTGGCGCGAAACTCTGGGTTCTTTCTCGCTCGGTCTGGGAACGCAATCGGCCGAATTTGAATCGAGCCTCTACAGCTACGAGCAAAATAAGGATTACTCCCAGGATACCAGCTCCATGTCTTCCTCGACGGCGCTGGCGAATCTGTACAAAATCTCGCCCGATGCCTCCAAAAAAATATACACGTCATCGGGATTCTCCAATCAGCCGCGTCTGGTCAGCGATGCCCAGTCGCTGGATGAGCACCTCAAGAATGAGAAAAGCGGCGCTATCGGAAAAATGATTATCTGCGCCGGGCAATCGATAGTCCCCAAAATCGTCCCCGGAAATTGTGTCAAAGTGCGCGGCATGGATAAATTTGACGGCACCTATTATGTCACCTCTGTCCGGCACCAATTCAACGAAAGCGGTAAATACCAGAATACTTTTGAATGCATTCCTCTTGACACCGCCTTCCCGAGCGTAAGGAAATTGCCGCCTTCGCTTACCGATATACAGAGCGCGATTGTTACAGACAACAATGACCCGGAAAAAATGGGTCGCATAAAAGTCAAATTTCCCTGGCTTCCCTCTGACGAGACCCCCTGGATTCGGTTTTTAACTCCGCACGCCGGCGCCGACCGCGGCTGGTACTGCCTCCCGGAAATCGATGATGAAGTCCTGGTCGGATTCGAGCGGGGTCATCCCGACCTGCCGGTGGCGCTTGGCTCACTCTATCATAAAGATGACGCGCCGCATTCCGATACCAACAATGATAAGAACGATATAAAGATGTTCCTCACCCGGGGAGGAAACCGCATCTATTTTAAAGACGAAAGCGGCAGCGAGCAACTGATAATCGCCATGAAGGATGGTAAGAACAGCATTACCATGGACCTCTCCGGCTCTCCGAAAATTACTATTGAGAGCACCGACGGCGACATTACGCTGAAAGCCAAGAATATCACTCTGGAAAGTACCGATAAGGTGGAAATAAAAGCAGACAAGGATGTCATAGCCAAAGCCGGCGGCAATATGGAGTTGGAAGGAACCGCCGGGCTGAAAGCCAAAGCCTCAGGACCGGCGGAAATGGAGGGCGCAACATTGAACCTGAAAGGTCAGAGTCAGGTCGCCGTCAAAGGCGCCATCATCCAGCTGAATTGA
- a CDS encoding protein kinase — protein sequence MTGNGDETFRDFGGKESQNDPLGIIGWTVGGKYRIRSYIGGGGFGEVYDGYNVNLPEQRLVIKFFKRVQSRDKFAKEAKILCLLDHPNILRIIDYLPEEGALVVPFIDGKDGATILKDSGVLQEKLFLRVARAMTDALAYAHEKKIAHRDLKPGNILIDKNEHIYLIDFGIAKEMGGSATKTAYVALTPLFAAPERQSGDQDYNPFLSDIYELGVTLFNFATNEMPYRNPSHPNPNEWGGATAIKRLSPELRRILRKATHPDPSERYATASDFAREIRNLEIAFGGGKGKSKVFAIAAAVVVVAGGAYLASQFLSKEPSPASAVEQPTVVNKEEPKATPPVPDDTQKGVKVVASPPVETKQDEPKPIVSTPKDTVPTTPPKPQLANLTVRVVPQYNVTLYVDGRERGLERKIELEPGRHEVRVLHPDYPILIDTLDVSVDKSHEYNLASIYEGAQEVNFRIGVVPDDLKDASLQVSFNGKRKQFKNEELPVLDWPVKIGRWQMRFDITTAARAAKRIDSLVTFPHGGGPRVRFGGNSATVDFGDARWQNLENIDVVIYWQGH from the coding sequence ATGACCGGTAACGGCGACGAGACCTTTCGCGATTTCGGCGGCAAAGAGAGCCAGAACGACCCCCTCGGTATCATCGGATGGACCGTCGGGGGGAAATACCGTATCCGCTCCTATATTGGCGGAGGCGGCTTCGGGGAGGTATATGATGGATATAATGTCAACCTTCCGGAACAGAGGCTGGTAATCAAGTTCTTCAAACGAGTGCAGTCCCGGGATAAATTTGCCAAAGAAGCGAAAATCCTCTGCCTGCTGGACCATCCCAATATCCTGCGCATAATCGATTATCTTCCGGAGGAAGGGGCGCTGGTGGTGCCGTTCATCGACGGCAAAGATGGCGCGACCATTTTGAAAGACTCGGGGGTGCTTCAGGAGAAGCTGTTTTTGCGGGTGGCGCGGGCGATGACCGATGCGCTGGCGTACGCCCATGAGAAAAAAATCGCCCATCGCGACTTGAAGCCGGGGAATATCCTGATTGACAAAAATGAGCATATTTACCTCATCGATTTTGGCATCGCCAAAGAGATGGGGGGTTCGGCAACCAAGACTGCCTATGTGGCCCTGACACCGCTGTTTGCGGCGCCGGAGAGGCAGAGCGGCGACCAGGATTACAATCCGTTCTTGAGCGATATCTATGAATTGGGGGTAACGCTTTTCAACTTTGCCACTAATGAAATGCCATACAGGAATCCGAGTCATCCCAATCCCAACGAATGGGGCGGCGCCACCGCCATCAAAAGACTCTCGCCGGAATTGCGGCGGATACTGCGCAAAGCGACTCACCCCGACCCTTCGGAGCGGTATGCCACCGCATCCGACTTTGCCCGTGAAATCAGAAATCTGGAAATCGCCTTCGGCGGTGGTAAAGGGAAATCAAAAGTTTTCGCTATTGCGGCGGCAGTGGTGGTGGTCGCCGGTGGGGCGTATCTTGCCAGCCAATTTCTGTCAAAGGAGCCATCGCCTGCCAGTGCCGTGGAGCAGCCGACGGTAGTCAATAAAGAGGAACCGAAAGCGACACCTCCGGTGCCGGATGACACCCAGAAAGGGGTGAAAGTGGTCGCCTCACCTCCGGTCGAAACCAAACAGGATGAGCCAAAACCGATAGTATCAACTCCCAAAGATACCGTGCCGACGACTCCACCTAAACCGCAGCTGGCGAACTTGACGGTTCGGGTGGTGCCGCAGTACAACGTTACGTTGTATGTGGATGGCCGGGAACGGGGGCTGGAGAGAAAAATCGAACTGGAGCCGGGAAGACATGAAGTGCGGGTGCTTCACCCCGATTATCCCATTCTTATTGACACGTTGGATGTCTCCGTGGACAAGAGCCATGAATACAACCTGGCGTCAATCTATGAAGGGGCGCAGGAGGTGAATTTCCGCATCGGGGTGGTGCCGGATGACTTGAAAGATGCCTCGCTGCAGGTCTCCTTTAACGGCAAGAGGAAGCAGTTCAAGAACGAGGAACTTCCGGTTCTGGACTGGCCGGTGAAGATAGGGCGATGGCAGATGCGCTTTGACATTACCACGGCGGCGCGCGCCGCCAAAAGGATTGATTCCCTGGTGACATTTCCGCACGGAGGGGGTCCACGGGTGCGGTTCGGCGGCAACAGTGCCACCGTTGACTTTGGCGATGCCCGCTGGCAGAATCTCGAAAATATTGATGTCGTAATCTATTGGCAGGGTCATTAA
- a CDS encoding ATP-dependent Clp protease ATP-binding subunit → MDIANYSSDSRVVIKNAREIAATFRHPEIELEHLLIAVIRSESSGVESILNQLKKNPSIIESMTEEFLKEQPRKATAKDSLTISPSVQETLTQAIEEKGKLYDALVEPEHIFIAIFDPRSKLSAYLRDKIDITKEDIYRAIAESKSVQEIASSVTPSVGATGEEGKPEVAGTLKYCVDMTNMAAAGEFDPMIGREKELQQVIQILLRRRKNSPVLVGGAGVGKSAIVEGFAQAVIANKVPKTLSGVKVLSLDMGSLVAGAKYKGEFEERFKGLVGEVVKSGGKIILFIDEIHTLCGGGSSGGGMDAANLIKPPLARGQIRIIGATTEEEYTKYIEKDKALDRRFERVKVEEPNFDEAVRIVKGVVPKYESHHKVAYTEPAIVASVKFAQRYLSERNLPDIAIDIVDEAASEYSVKEEFAKEQMPVVSAQIEALEKLVQECEGKDPEKDKELFEKLYSAYDEFQRSFDRFKGFWGHRLEVKTGVTS, encoded by the coding sequence ATGGATATTGCTAATTACTCATCGGATTCACGGGTTGTAATAAAGAACGCCCGCGAAATCGCCGCCACTTTTCGGCATCCTGAAATCGAATTGGAGCATCTCTTGATTGCTGTCATCCGCTCCGAAAGCTCCGGGGTGGAGTCGATTCTGAATCAACTCAAGAAGAATCCTTCCATAATCGAATCGATGACCGAGGAATTCTTAAAAGAGCAGCCGCGCAAAGCGACCGCCAAGGACAGCCTTACAATATCGCCCTCGGTGCAGGAAACGCTGACACAGGCAATTGAAGAGAAAGGGAAACTATATGATGCTCTGGTCGAGCCGGAGCATATCTTCATTGCCATATTTGACCCCCGCTCCAAGTTGTCCGCCTATCTCCGCGATAAGATTGATATCACCAAAGAGGACATCTACCGGGCGATTGCAGAAAGTAAGTCGGTGCAGGAGATTGCCTCGTCGGTTACTCCCTCAGTCGGCGCCACCGGCGAAGAAGGTAAACCGGAGGTTGCCGGCACCCTGAAGTATTGCGTCGATATGACCAATATGGCGGCCGCCGGCGAATTCGACCCGATGATAGGCCGGGAAAAAGAGCTGCAGCAGGTAATTCAGATATTGCTGCGCCGTCGGAAAAACAGCCCGGTTCTTGTCGGGGGCGCCGGTGTCGGAAAATCGGCTATTGTTGAAGGATTCGCCCAGGCGGTTATCGCCAACAAGGTCCCGAAGACTCTTTCTGGAGTTAAAGTGCTTTCCCTTGATATGGGTTCGCTGGTCGCCGGAGCCAAATACAAAGGGGAATTCGAGGAGAGATTCAAAGGGCTGGTAGGCGAAGTGGTCAAATCCGGCGGCAAGATTATCCTTTTCATAGATGAAATTCATACTCTCTGCGGTGGCGGCAGCTCCGGCGGTGGTATGGATGCGGCGAATCTGATAAAGCCCCCCCTGGCGCGGGGACAGATTCGTATTATCGGCGCGACTACCGAAGAAGAATATACCAAGTATATTGAGAAAGATAAGGCTCTCGACCGCCGCTTCGAGCGGGTAAAAGTGGAAGAGCCGAATTTTGATGAAGCGGTCAGGATTGTTAAAGGCGTGGTTCCCAAGTATGAATCACATCATAAGGTCGCCTACACCGAACCGGCGATTGTGGCATCGGTTAAGTTCGCCCAGCGGTATCTGAGCGAAAGGAATCTTCCCGATATCGCCATTGACATTGTCGATGAAGCCGCTTCCGAGTACAGCGTAAAGGAAGAATTCGCCAAAGAGCAGATGCCGGTTGTCTCCGCCCAGATAGAAGCGCTCGAGAAATTAGTTCAGGAGTGCGAGGGAAAAGACCCGGAAAAGGATAAGGAACTCTTTGAGAAGCTCTATTCCGCCTATGATGAATTTCAACGCAGTTTCGACCGATTCAAAGGCTTCTGGGGGCATCGCCTCGAAGTCAAAACGGGGGTGACATCATGA
- a CDS encoding FlgD immunoglobulin-like domain containing protein, which translates to MKAFKLFLIILAALLFLPPSNWAQLGSTNYRMAGGYAVGGGGRSGSTNYIAVGNVPSGPVGRATSTSYILNGGVGAVIGASAFSVSTPLDPIDSLSATGVFLKVAYSGASGAVTGTIYYRPGGATNYTSLAMTAGTGDTLIAQPPGAAYIPRGIEYYFVLTASNGTAMIASPSNPHIIVAHMTNDQLRYTLPNTSYRIIGVPAGITGGNSVLTVFGDDLGAYNNTQWRLAGYDTTSASYEEYPGADPVVPGRGYWIIARGGRSFGATGYSNRPNHAPVIGGEPGTYEVELKQGWNLIANPFAFQINMDDVVYDDNGVILTEDAANNAVDTVAYAYNGSSYYSAATVPAWNGFFIYAKKTGVSVHFPYFQFPTGSPPKAITPLSAQKVGDGWSLHLEVEANGRLDDGNFAGVSSGAAVTSDGLDFYEPPAAPEAPSLAFQIPGDERALRRTDLRPVFEDGAEWIIKVSPMSGRTVRISGVESIPENMSAVLILDNGSEIPLESDASFALDDGVEEGRLIVGTKEYLEGEGVRLLPTVYSLEQNFPNPFNPSTNIKFALPKSGHVALDIYNILGQKVTTLLNRELPAGYHTVAWDGADTEGRPVASGIYFYKIMSGNFAQNRKMVLLK; encoded by the coding sequence ATGAAAGCATTCAAACTCTTTCTGATAATTCTCGCCGCCCTGCTGTTTCTGCCGCCATCGAATTGGGCTCAACTCGGGAGCACCAATTACAGGATGGCCGGAGGGTATGCGGTAGGAGGCGGCGGGCGTTCCGGCAGCACCAATTACATAGCGGTGGGGAATGTCCCGTCGGGCCCGGTCGGGCGGGCGACCTCGACCAGTTATATTCTCAATGGCGGTGTCGGCGCCGTGATTGGGGCGTCGGCATTCAGCGTCTCCACGCCCCTTGACCCGATTGATTCCTTAAGCGCCACCGGTGTATTTTTGAAAGTGGCGTATTCCGGCGCATCCGGCGCAGTGACCGGCACGATTTACTATCGCCCTGGCGGCGCCACCAACTACACGTCTCTGGCGATGACGGCCGGCACCGGCGATACATTAATTGCCCAGCCTCCCGGGGCAGCGTATATTCCTCGCGGCATTGAATATTACTTTGTGCTGACAGCCAGCAACGGCACCGCCATGATTGCCTCCCCGTCTAATCCGCATATTATCGTAGCCCATATGACCAATGACCAATTGCGGTACACGTTGCCCAATACTTCTTACCGGATTATCGGGGTGCCGGCCGGTATCACCGGCGGTAATTCGGTCCTGACCGTGTTCGGCGATGACCTTGGCGCATACAATAACACGCAGTGGCGGCTCGCCGGTTATGATACCACCAGCGCCAGTTACGAGGAATACCCCGGCGCCGACCCGGTCGTGCCGGGACGAGGATATTGGATAATCGCCCGGGGCGGACGGAGTTTTGGGGCGACAGGTTATTCCAACCGTCCCAATCATGCGCCGGTTATCGGCGGAGAGCCGGGAACGTATGAAGTCGAACTGAAGCAGGGATGGAACCTGATTGCCAATCCCTTTGCTTTCCAGATAAATATGGATGATGTCGTCTATGACGACAACGGCGTGATTTTGACCGAGGATGCCGCTAATAATGCCGTTGACACAGTCGCTTACGCCTATAACGGCAGCAGTTATTACTCGGCGGCGACAGTTCCGGCATGGAACGGCTTTTTCATCTATGCCAAAAAGACCGGAGTCTCGGTTCATTTTCCGTACTTCCAGTTCCCGACCGGTTCGCCGCCCAAGGCGATAACCCCGCTTTCCGCGCAGAAGGTCGGCGACGGTTGGAGCCTGCATTTAGAAGTGGAAGCCAATGGGCGGCTCGATGACGGCAATTTTGCGGGAGTCTCGTCGGGGGCAGCGGTTACCTCCGATGGTCTTGACTTCTACGAACCGCCGGCGGCGCCGGAGGCGCCATCGCTGGCGTTTCAGATTCCGGGTGACGAGAGAGCGCTTCGGAGAACCGACCTCCGTCCGGTCTTTGAAGATGGCGCCGAATGGATAATTAAAGTCTCGCCCATGAGCGGCAGGACGGTTCGAATCTCCGGAGTGGAATCGATTCCGGAAAATATGTCGGCGGTCCTGATACTTGACAACGGCTCGGAGATTCCGCTGGAATCTGACGCCTCATTTGCCCTCGATGACGGCGTTGAGGAAGGGCGATTGATTGTCGGCACGAAGGAATATCTGGAAGGAGAGGGAGTGCGCTTGCTTCCGACCGTCTATTCTCTGGAGCAGAATTTCCCCAATCCATTCAATCCTTCGACCAATATCAAGTTTGCGCTTCCGAAGAGCGGCCATGTGGCGCTGGATATTTACAACATACTGGGACAGAAGGTTACCACGTTGCTCAACCGGGAACTTCCGGCCGGCTATCATACCGTCGCCTGGGATGGCGCCGACACGGAAGGGCGACCGGTGGCAAGCGGGATATATTTCTATAAGATTATGTCCGGAAACTTCGCTCAAAACCGGAAGATGGTGCTGTTGAAATAG
- a CDS encoding DcrB-related protein, with translation MNSGAPFQIKLPPDWEDQTIYTYMGPEDSGVQHLLTLVVDRSAGKTELADYVRERRDLTLNTMPGMEMLKEEQKTLDSGFPAVEIVFKWVPSDESIIYRKQVFLIVDEIGYIFSANFSKKTIKTIGTEVDRIINSFNPKPESEDD, from the coding sequence ATGAATTCCGGCGCACCATTTCAAATAAAGCTCCCGCCCGACTGGGAAGACCAAACCATTTACACCTACATGGGTCCCGAAGACAGCGGAGTACAGCACCTCCTCACGCTCGTCGTAGACAGATCTGCCGGCAAGACCGAACTGGCTGACTATGTTCGCGAGAGACGGGATTTAACTCTTAATACGATGCCGGGAATGGAGATGCTCAAAGAGGAGCAAAAGACTCTCGATAGCGGATTTCCTGCAGTAGAGATTGTTTTTAAATGGGTACCCTCAGACGAGAGCATCATATATCGAAAGCAGGTCTTTTTAATTGTCGATGAAATCGGATATATCTTTTCCGCCAACTTCTCCAAGAAAACCATCAAGACCATCGGGACCGAGGTTGATAGAATTATCAATTCCTTCAATCCCAAACCCGAATCAGAAGACGACTAA
- a CDS encoding AAA family ATPase produces MSAKKPKVEDIRKDLGEKRQVFGDLKKIIESLEHKIDDADIAAVVARRTGIPLSKMMTAEKDRLLKMEEFLSKKIVGQQKAIQAIANAVRKARAGLKLPHRPVGSFLFLGPTGTGKTYLPKLLAEFLFDDKNAMVRLDMSEFMESHSVAKMIGAPPGYVGYEAGGVLTESVRRKPFSIVLFDEVEKAHPDVFNVLLQLLDDGRLTDGQSRTVDFSNTIVVLTSNYAADKILDADREGREVDMDEVRGFLFTKFRPEFLNRLNDIIIYHSFSQEQVEVIAGLEFEQVNQLLKDQEIKATLSPAARHKLAVDGYTFELGARPIQRIIEKEIINKLSVDIITGNVMPGDEVIIDVKDDGYIFNRMAKTI; encoded by the coding sequence ATGAGCGCTAAGAAACCGAAAGTAGAAGATATTCGAAAGGACCTCGGCGAGAAACGCCAGGTCTTTGGTGACCTCAAGAAGATTATCGAGAGTCTGGAGCATAAGATTGATGACGCCGACATCGCCGCCGTAGTGGCTCGCCGCACCGGCATCCCGCTTTCCAAGATGATGACCGCTGAAAAAGACCGCCTTCTCAAGATGGAAGAATTCCTCTCAAAAAAGATTGTCGGGCAACAGAAAGCGATACAGGCTATCGCCAATGCCGTTCGGAAAGCCCGGGCCGGACTGAAACTCCCGCATCGCCCGGTTGGCTCCTTTCTCTTTCTCGGACCGACCGGGACCGGCAAGACCTATCTTCCCAAACTTCTGGCGGAATTCCTTTTTGACGACAAGAATGCCATGGTGCGCCTCGATATGTCCGAATTCATGGAATCTCACTCCGTCGCCAAGATGATTGGCGCTCCTCCCGGGTATGTCGGGTACGAAGCGGGGGGAGTCCTTACCGAATCTGTTCGGCGCAAACCGTTTTCCATTGTCCTTTTTGATGAGGTGGAGAAGGCGCATCCCGATGTTTTCAATGTCCTGCTGCAGCTTCTTGACGACGGCCGCCTGACCGATGGTCAGAGTCGCACGGTCGACTTCTCCAATACCATCGTGGTCCTCACCTCGAATTATGCTGCCGACAAGATTCTCGACGCCGACCGCGAGGGACGGGAAGTTGATATGGACGAAGTGCGGGGTTTTCTTTTCACCAAGTTTCGTCCCGAGTTCCTCAACCGCCTGAACGACATCATTATCTATCACTCCTTCTCACAGGAGCAGGTGGAGGTCATTGCCGGTCTGGAATTCGAGCAGGTTAACCAGCTTCTCAAAGACCAGGAGATAAAGGCCACCCTAAGTCCGGCCGCCCGTCACAAATTGGCCGTGGACGGCTATACTTTCGAGTTAGGGGCGCGCCCGATTCAACGTATAATAGAGAAGGAAATCATAAACAAACTGTCGGTTGACATCATCACCGGTAATGTCATGCCCGGCGACGAGGTCATTATTGACGTAAAAGATGACGGCTATATTTTTAACAGAATGGCAAAAACAATTTAA
- the tssD gene encoding type VI secretion system tube protein TssD, with protein sequence MARRPILEIDGVVYKNVYQVSYELYTAKDETGRPADRAHAGVIKITRESDENANIARWAMDSSKPNWKAGKVTFKNPDDATMKELAWEEGFITRYEEMIPHIKQRPDDQIFEYFEISCHKLSIGDAEIDNRWQE encoded by the coding sequence ATGGCTCGGAGACCGATTCTTGAGATCGATGGTGTGGTTTACAAAAACGTTTACCAGGTCTCGTACGAACTTTATACCGCAAAAGATGAAACCGGACGCCCTGCCGACCGGGCCCATGCCGGGGTTATTAAAATAACCCGCGAGTCGGATGAGAATGCCAACATCGCCCGCTGGGCAATGGATTCCAGCAAGCCCAATTGGAAAGCCGGGAAAGTGACTTTCAAAAATCCCGATGACGCCACCATGAAAGAGCTCGCTTGGGAAGAAGGTTTCATCACCCGCTATGAGGAGATGATTCCTCATATTAAACAGCGTCCTGACGACCAGATTTTCGAGTATTTCGAAATATCCTGTCATAAGCTCAGTATCGGCGATGCCGAGATTGACAACCGCTGGCAGGAGTAG
- a CDS encoding GPW/gp25 family protein, protein MDYLALPFILREGYLSRANLEESITFSIGLLLSTRIGTMPFNPEYGCDIWEKEYSDLYTANKADIRASLRNAIDKFERRLYNVSISFSSVADTSPHSLGMAVKVSGNYRDDGEEKKYEGTFHIG, encoded by the coding sequence ATGGATTATTTAGCGCTTCCTTTTATTTTGCGAGAGGGGTATCTCTCCCGGGCTAATCTCGAAGAATCAATCACCTTTTCTATTGGACTGCTTCTCAGCACCCGTATCGGAACCATGCCTTTTAACCCGGAATATGGCTGCGATATCTGGGAAAAAGAATATTCCGACCTGTACACCGCCAATAAGGCTGATATCAGAGCCAGCCTGCGCAACGCCATCGATAAATTTGAAAGACGTCTCTATAATGTCTCCATTTCATTCTCCAGCGTTGCCGACACCTCGCCTCATTCGCTGGGCATGGCCGTCAAAGTCAGCGGAAACTATCGCGATGACGGAGAGGAGAAAAAATATGAAGGGACCTTCCATATCGGATAG